In one Cyprinus carpio isolate SPL01 chromosome B2, ASM1834038v1, whole genome shotgun sequence genomic region, the following are encoded:
- the psmb5 gene encoding proteasome subunit beta type-5 yields the protein MALSSVLRSESADFADRLNQPFAHGCGLNQTDLGFGEALDDSLNFAVNPLSEGDEPERKIEFLHGTTTLAFKFQHGVIVAVDSRATAGSYIASQTVKKVIEINPYLLGTMAGGAADCSFWERLLARQCRIYELRNKERISVAAASKLLANMVYQYKGMGLSMGTMVCGWDKRGPGLYYVDSEGNRVCGDLFAVGSGSMYAYGVVDSGLRYDLTVEEACDLGRRAIYQATYRDAYSGGQVNLYRVHSEGWERVSQEDVLHLHLKYQSEKA from the exons ATGGCGCTGTCTAGTGTGTTGAGGAGTGAGTCTGCGGATTTTGCAGATCGCTTAAACCAGCCTTTTGCGCACGGCTGTGGCCTTAACCAGACGGATCTCGGCTTTGGGGAAGCGTTGGATGACAGTCTGAACTTCGCCGTGAACCCGCTGAGCGAAGGGGATGAACCGGAGAGAAAAATCGAGTTTCTTCACGGCACGACCACCTTAGCATTTAAA TTTCAGCATGGCGTGATTGTGGCTGTGGATTCCAGAGCAACAGCTGGTTCTTACATTGCTTCACAGACAGTGAAGAAGGTGATTGAAATCAACCCGTACCTGCTTGGCACCATGGCTGGAGGAGCCGCGGACTGCAGCTTCTGGGAGCGTCTGCTGGCCAGGCAGTGTCGCATCTATGAGCTGCGCAACAAAGAGCGCATTTCAGTGGCGGCTGCCTCCAAGCTACTGGCTAACATGGTGTATCAGTACAAAGGCATGGGGCTCAGCATGGGCACGATGGTCTGCGGCTGGGACAAAAGAGGACCAG GGCTCTACTACGTGGACTCTGAGGGCAACCGAGTGTGCGGAGACCTGTTCGCAGTTGGTTCGGGATCCATGTACGCCTATGGTGTCGTCGACAGCGGTCTTCGCTACGACCTGACTGTAGAAGAAGCATGCGACCTGGGCCGCCGCGCCATCTACCAAGCTACTTACCGTGATGCCTACAGCGGAGGACAAGTCAACCTCTACCGCGTCCACAGCGAAGGCTGGGAAAGGGTCTCGCAGGAAGACGTGCTTCATCTGCACCTTAAATACCAGAGTGAGAAAGCATAG